A single Vulcanisaeta distributa DSM 14429 DNA region contains:
- a CDS encoding AbrB/MazE/SpoVT family DNA-binding domain-containing protein, which produces MPSSKPVNGLPHKTKIYINNQVLLPAKLIKMLGIEWARYADITIKHNDRIITLRRVALLRTRHTASRQFTIPKEIREKYGIMPLDDVEIISIRPIRIKEVDARQLILDE; this is translated from the coding sequence ATGCCGAGCTCCAAGCCTGTCAATGGGCTTCCACACAAAACCAAGATATACATAAATAATCAAGTGCTGTTACCTGCGAAATTAATTAAGATGCTTGGGATTGAGTGGGCCAGGTATGCAGATATAACGATTAAGCACAACGATAGGATAATTACGTTAAGGAGAGTAGCTCTCCTCAGGACTAGGCATACGGCCAGTAGGCAGTTCACGATACCCAAGGAAATCAGGGAGAAGTACGGGATAATGCCACTGGATGATGTTGAAATAATCAGTATAAGGCCCATAAGGATTAAGGAGGTTGATGCAAGGCAATTAATACTTGATGAATGA
- a CDS encoding class I SAM-dependent methyltransferase produces MITTSSIPIFNRYARDYDNWYVKHVDTAESEVKAVSMLIPRGLGIEVGVGSGFFAGRVGIPIGLEPAMAMAELARGRGVDVVVGVGESMPLRVSSFDYAVIIVTICFLDDPRKTLTEVHRILKPGGKLITCIVPRNSEHGKYYMELGRRGHRFYSVAHFYTVGEVKEVLESLGFTVSDKAVAVLSRGVGDYHEEPQVVDLSKAEGFGFACIEAVK; encoded by the coding sequence GTGATTACTACGTCATCAATACCAATATTTAATAGGTATGCCAGGGACTACGATAATTGGTACGTGAAGCATGTGGACACTGCGGAGTCCGAGGTTAAGGCCGTATCTATGCTCATACCCAGGGGTCTCGGAATTGAGGTTGGTGTTGGCAGCGGATTCTTTGCTGGCAGGGTTGGTATACCAATTGGTCTCGAACCTGCAATGGCTATGGCTGAGTTGGCTAGGGGTAGGGGTGTCGATGTCGTGGTTGGTGTTGGCGAGTCAATGCCGCTTAGGGTCTCATCATTTGATTATGCCGTTATAATAGTGACCATATGCTTCCTCGATGATCCAAGGAAGACCTTAACTGAGGTTCATAGAATTCTTAAGCCAGGTGGCAAGTTGATTACTTGTATCGTGCCGAGGAATAGTGAGCATGGTAAGTATTACATGGAATTGGGTAGGAGGGGTCACAGATTTTACTCGGTGGCTCACTTTTACACTGTTGGCGAGGTGAAGGAGGTGCTTGAGTCCCTGGGCTTTACGGTTAGTGATAAGGCCGTGGCCGTGTTATCCAGGGGTGTCGGTGATTATCACGAGGAGCCTCAGGTAGTTGATCTAAGTAAGGCTGAGGGTTTTGGCTTTGCATGTATTGAGGCGGTTAAGTAG
- the sufC gene encoding Fe-S cluster assembly ATPase SufC, with protein sequence MTRLEVINLSVEVDGKRILNNVNLTVESGEVVAIMGPNGSGKTTLFLTIAGHPRYNVVNGDIKLDGESILKLYPEERVQRGILLALQNPTPVPEVRLSTLITAMLNKKAGKRITDPPPPQVVAEMTKLTTELGLKPEHLSRGVHAGFSGGESKRAEMLQLLMYKPKVAMLDEPDSGLDVDGIAIIGRSIAKLAQEGTAILVTTHHAEILHYVKPTRVIVMAKGSVIHVGGEEVVKMIESMGYERFFKEVVKLNV encoded by the coding sequence ATGACAAGGCTTGAGGTAATTAATCTAAGTGTTGAGGTTGATGGTAAGAGAATACTAAATAATGTCAATTTGACCGTGGAATCCGGCGAGGTTGTCGCCATAATGGGGCCCAACGGCAGCGGTAAGACAACACTATTCCTAACCATTGCAGGTCATCCAAGGTACAATGTGGTTAATGGCGACATTAAACTTGATGGTGAGTCGATACTGAAGTTATACCCTGAGGAAAGGGTTCAGAGGGGAATACTACTTGCCCTGCAAAATCCAACCCCTGTACCCGAGGTTAGGCTCTCGACCTTAATAACGGCTATGCTCAATAAGAAGGCTGGTAAGCGAATAACGGATCCGCCACCGCCACAGGTCGTTGCTGAAATGACCAAGTTGACAACTGAGCTTGGTCTGAAGCCTGAGCACCTGTCGAGGGGTGTGCATGCTGGGTTCAGTGGTGGTGAGTCTAAGAGAGCTGAGATGCTTCAGTTACTAATGTACAAGCCCAAGGTGGCAATGCTTGATGAGCCTGACTCAGGGCTTGATGTTGATGGTATAGCCATAATAGGCAGGTCAATTGCGAAGCTTGCCCAGGAGGGTACGGCAATACTAGTCACCACGCACCACGCAGAGATACTTCACTATGTTAAGCCCACTAGGGTTATCGTGATGGCTAAGGGCTCCGTTATTCACGTTGGTGGTGAGGAGGTCGTTAAGATGATAGAGAGTATGGGCTATGAGAGGTTCTTTAAGGAGGTAGTGAAGCTGAACGTGTAA
- the sufB gene encoding Fe-S cluster assembly protein SufB → MSNNSAESLKTVIERSSVEELLGPEMEFVPWEAVIKGRITKDMIEEISRIKGEPDWMRRLRLRALEMFEKLPEPKWLPIKEEIDLESLVLYAKPSVERARSWDDVPKEIRKYYEALGMPELEAKVLAGLLGQFDSEVVYLHVKKYLEEKGAVVTTMDEAVKKYPDIVKQYFAKIFPPGEHKFAALHVALWSGGTFVYVPPGVKLDMPIESFFLIGSSGEGQFEHSLIIADEGASVEWLEGCAAPVYRGFSFHDGMVEGYAARNAHLRINTIQNWSRNIINFNNKRAVAMENSTVEWVEGSLGSKVSYTYPSTVLKGEGAKTSIIGVTIANGPFWKENGAKAYHDAPRTSSKIVNKSVSINGGTVVYRGLVYVREGAKYAKSSVSCDSLILDDRSRAYTIPHDQVFEETATVTHEAYTGRISEDKLFYLRSRGFDEGTARSLVVLGFIQDITVRLPTEYAMTLNRVIELEFSKLSKVG, encoded by the coding sequence ATGAGCAATAATTCGGCAGAGTCTTTGAAGACCGTTATTGAAAGAAGCTCCGTTGAGGAATTACTCGGCCCAGAAATGGAGTTTGTTCCTTGGGAGGCCGTGATTAAGGGCAGGATAACGAAGGACATGATTGAGGAAATTAGTCGAATCAAGGGCGAGCCTGATTGGATGAGGAGGCTTAGGCTTAGGGCCCTTGAAATGTTCGAGAAGTTACCAGAGCCTAAGTGGTTACCGATTAAGGAGGAAATAGACCTGGAGTCCCTGGTTTTGTATGCTAAGCCTAGTGTTGAGAGGGCAAGGTCATGGGATGACGTGCCTAAGGAGATCAGGAAGTACTACGAGGCATTGGGAATGCCGGAGCTCGAAGCTAAGGTATTGGCTGGATTACTTGGTCAGTTTGACTCAGAGGTTGTTTATTTACATGTTAAGAAGTACCTTGAGGAGAAGGGCGCGGTAGTAACCACGATGGATGAAGCCGTTAAGAAATACCCAGACATCGTCAAGCAGTACTTCGCCAAAATATTCCCACCCGGTGAGCATAAGTTCGCAGCACTGCACGTGGCATTATGGAGCGGAGGCACCTTCGTCTATGTACCACCAGGCGTTAAACTCGACATGCCAATAGAGTCCTTCTTCCTAATAGGTAGTTCCGGCGAGGGTCAGTTTGAGCATTCGTTAATAATAGCTGATGAGGGCGCGAGCGTTGAGTGGCTTGAGGGCTGCGCAGCCCCCGTTTACAGGGGCTTCAGCTTCCACGATGGCATGGTTGAGGGTTACGCAGCGAGGAACGCCCATTTAAGGATTAATACAATACAGAACTGGAGTAGGAACATAATCAACTTTAATAATAAGAGGGCTGTGGCCATGGAGAACTCGACAGTTGAGTGGGTTGAGGGTAGCCTTGGTAGTAAGGTTAGTTATACATACCCAAGCACGGTGCTTAAGGGTGAGGGTGCGAAGACGAGTATAATAGGCGTGACTATAGCCAACGGCCCATTCTGGAAGGAGAATGGGGCTAAGGCGTATCACGATGCACCAAGGACATCAAGTAAGATAGTCAATAAGAGCGTGAGTATAAATGGGGGTACAGTAGTGTATAGGGGGCTTGTTTATGTTAGGGAGGGCGCCAAGTACGCTAAGTCCTCTGTATCATGTGACTCATTAATCCTTGATGACAGATCCAGGGCATACACGATACCTCACGACCAAGTTTTTGAGGAGACGGCCACGGTTACTCACGAGGCGTATACAGGGAGGATTAGTGAGGATAAGCTATTCTACCTACGTAGTAGGGGTTTTGATGAGGGTACCGCTAGGAGCCTAGTGGTTCTTGGCTTTATTCAGGACATAACCGTTAGATTGCCCACGGAATACGCAATGACATTGAATAGGGTTATTGAGCTTGAGTTTAGTAAATTGTCTAAGGTAGGATGA
- a CDS encoding NTPase: MLRVLITGPPGVGKTTLIKRLVDHARSMGVEVFGFITTEVREGGSRVGFRIVDINNGREAWLAHVSLFTGGPTVGKYNVNLRAMEEVGIPAIRAAKPGSLLVIDEIGKMELMHRDFLRALEEVINGVHFLGTIYMAYRTNRPVASFVSKYGFKIVELTRTNRDQIFNELVKELNKEVKPI, encoded by the coding sequence ATGCTTAGGGTCTTAATAACAGGGCCACCAGGTGTGGGCAAGACCACCCTCATTAAGCGATTAGTTGATCATGCAAGGTCAATGGGCGTTGAGGTTTTCGGCTTCATAACCACCGAGGTTAGGGAGGGTGGTTCTAGGGTGGGCTTCAGGATAGTGGATATTAATAATGGTAGGGAGGCTTGGCTGGCCCACGTGAGCCTATTCACGGGTGGGCCGACGGTTGGTAAGTACAATGTTAATCTAAGGGCTATGGAGGAGGTTGGGATACCAGCTATAAGGGCTGCTAAGCCTGGCTCATTACTCGTGATTGATGAGATTGGCAAGATGGAGTTAATGCACAGAGACTTCCTGAGGGCTCTTGAGGAGGTTATTAATGGCGTTCACTTCCTCGGCACGATATACATGGCCTATAGGACCAATAGGCCTGTGGCATCCTTCGTGAGTAAGTACGGATTTAAAATCGTTGAGTTAACGAGGACTAATAGAGACCAGATATTCAATGAGTTGGTTAAGGAATTAAATAAAGAGGTCAAACCAATATGA
- a CDS encoding phosphate uptake regulator PhoU produces MVEEEVRKVVASGRSSIAITIPKKWVSALGIEAGSYVLLRFMGDHVAIIPLSRSVRGSSVSNVIEVDRDSSDYVLRRLITQYLRGVDEIKVKFDGFTGIKDEVKELVRERISGAEVIEEGNDYIVFRFVTPIPEVPIKRLLNRMALTVLGMLKDSLDMLRGSAIEPSDIIDRDNEVDRLYLLIERLVMMGITDQSVLSKLEAGSSKELVNSLMVSKSIERAGDHAWRIAQIIGEASHMCCKLSELLIVDNIIDLGLNSADILREAAMAFINGDVNDAMEVLDRRVVMRSKSLEVIKSIYGSSLHVDVGGRLMMIVESIRRISEYSYDIAEITLDTYG; encoded by the coding sequence GTGGTTGAGGAGGAGGTTAGGAAGGTCGTGGCTTCGGGTAGGTCCTCAATAGCCATTACAATACCCAAGAAGTGGGTCTCGGCGCTTGGTATTGAGGCCGGTTCATACGTACTCCTGAGGTTCATGGGTGATCACGTGGCTATCATTCCGCTGAGCCGTTCAGTACGTGGTTCAAGTGTTAGCAATGTTATTGAGGTTGATAGGGATAGCTCTGATTACGTCCTTAGGAGGTTAATTACCCAGTACCTTAGGGGTGTTGATGAGATTAAGGTTAAGTTCGATGGGTTTACGGGCATTAAGGATGAGGTTAAGGAGCTTGTTAGGGAGAGGATCTCTGGGGCTGAGGTTATTGAGGAGGGTAATGACTATATTGTCTTTAGGTTTGTGACGCCAATACCTGAGGTGCCGATTAAGAGGTTGCTAAATAGAATGGCTCTCACGGTACTCGGCATGCTTAAGGATTCGTTGGATATGCTTCGTGGATCGGCCATAGAACCTTCAGACATTATTGATAGGGATAATGAGGTTGATAGGTTATACCTGCTCATTGAGAGGTTGGTTATGATGGGGATCACTGACCAATCAGTACTCTCTAAGCTTGAAGCCGGTAGTTCCAAGGAGTTGGTGAACTCCCTAATGGTCTCTAAGTCCATAGAGAGGGCTGGTGACCATGCCTGGAGGATTGCCCAGATAATTGGTGAGGCTAGTCATATGTGTTGTAAGCTTAGTGAGTTGTTAATCGTGGATAACATCATCGATCTCGGACTTAACTCAGCCGATATACTTAGGGAGGCGGCTATGGCGTTTATTAATGGTGATGTTAATGATGCCATGGAGGTCCTGGATAGGAGAGTCGTCATGAGGAGCAAGAGCCTTGAGGTTATTAAGTCGATATACGGTAGTAGCCTTCACGTTGATGTTGGTGGTAGGTTAATGATGATAGTAGAGAGTATTAGGAGGATTTCTGAGTATAGCTATGACATTGCTGAGATAACCCTCGACACATACGGGTGA
- a CDS encoding SufD family Fe-S cluster assembly protein: MGKWLNELKLRARELAQKIPYQQIRDSPSVKYYTDWNAFERCADPSPEDLSKYSAINIPYELNIASINGNVNITKVPSGITAISINDLGEELGKLLFKSIDISESKALARHVANLVNGVYIEVNEDLREPLRIGVVTSLLKQALLPMHYTILIGDGVNASLSLFMLGLGGCPSTTVEIYLGRNSKLNVLFTSTHEQLPTYSLIKVVAGDESSITARTLIMGGSMNHHREDYLLQGRRSSLNHLGLEVGYGVSRIDYQVNAMHTGEYGTSYSKVLGIARDKSFIIHRALGRVTESAKWSDTNVEGKVFVMNEGAYAASVPIIMVDTGDVSGARHSAADASPDEDQVNYLRLRGISRDEVTDLIIHEVTSQFIDSLPSEFSYDAEVIRSLVMGKLMIRQGTT, encoded by the coding sequence ATGGGTAAGTGGCTTAATGAATTGAAGCTTAGGGCTAGGGAGCTCGCCCAGAAGATACCGTATCAACAAATCAGGGACTCACCATCGGTTAAGTACTACACCGACTGGAATGCCTTTGAGAGGTGCGCTGACCCAAGCCCTGAGGACCTATCTAAGTACTCGGCAATTAACATACCTTATGAGCTAAACATAGCCTCTATAAACGGTAATGTAAATATTACGAAGGTACCGAGCGGCATTACTGCAATAAGCATTAACGATCTTGGTGAGGAGCTTGGTAAATTACTGTTTAAATCAATAGATATATCAGAGTCTAAGGCCCTGGCGCGTCATGTAGCCAATCTAGTTAATGGTGTTTATATCGAGGTTAATGAAGACTTAAGGGAACCGCTTAGGATAGGCGTAGTCACGTCATTACTAAAGCAGGCATTATTGCCAATGCACTACACAATACTTATTGGCGATGGAGTCAATGCATCACTTAGTCTATTCATGCTCGGTCTCGGTGGTTGCCCATCAACTACGGTAGAGATTTACCTGGGCAGAAACTCTAAGTTGAATGTATTATTCACAAGCACGCATGAGCAATTACCCACCTACTCACTGATTAAGGTCGTAGCAGGCGATGAATCATCAATAACCGCTAGAACACTAATTATGGGAGGGTCAATGAACCACCACAGGGAGGACTACTTACTACAGGGTAGGAGGAGCAGCCTAAATCACCTGGGCCTTGAGGTTGGTTATGGGGTGTCGAGGATTGATTACCAGGTGAATGCAATGCACACCGGTGAGTATGGTACGAGCTATTCAAAGGTCCTGGGCATAGCCAGGGATAAATCCTTCATAATACATAGGGCTTTGGGCAGGGTAACGGAAAGCGCTAAGTGGAGTGACACTAATGTTGAGGGTAAGGTCTTCGTAATGAATGAGGGCGCCTACGCAGCCTCGGTACCAATAATCATGGTAGATACTGGCGATGTGAGTGGGGCAAGGCACAGCGCGGCGGATGCGTCGCCGGATGAGGACCAGGTTAATTACCTTAGGCTCAGGGGTATCAGTAGGGATGAGGTCACAGACCTAATAATACATGAGGTAACTTCCCAATTTATTGACTCACTACCGAGTGAATTCTCATATGATGCTGAGGTAATAAGGTCATTAGTAATGGGCAAGTTAATGATAAGGCAGGGCACTACTTAA
- the sufB gene encoding Fe-S cluster assembly protein SufB, whose translation MSRDGVKLEIVKTEEYSSLLGRARPIKWEVEIRGRITRDVIEEISRVRGEPDWMRRLRLRALEMFERQPWPNWLPLEGNVDLESLVLYAKPSVERARSWDELPRELREYYEALRIPELEARVLSGVIGQVDGGIVYESVKKDLEKAGVIAMSMDEAVKRYPDLVKQYFARVFPPEYKFASLNIALWGGGVFVYVPPGVHVKMPIELVILISSAGVGQFEHSLIIVGENANAEFIVACAAPVFTGLSLHDGMTEAYIHRGARVKLVDLKNWSKDVIYFGNNRAILEENVSVDWLSGSLGGKVTIVYPMSVLKGVNSRTTVTSVALANGPTWKEEGAKVFHSAPHTYSKVVSKGVSLNGGTSVYRGLVYVREGAKYARSSVNCESLILDDKSKAYTIPHEQVFEETAIVTHEAYTGRIGEDKLFYLRSRGLSEEEARSLVVLGYFHDIMVNLPVEYVSIFNKAIELELSRMGGVG comes from the coding sequence ATGAGTAGGGATGGTGTAAAGCTTGAGATTGTGAAGACCGAGGAATACTCAAGCCTGTTAGGTCGTGCAAGACCCATTAAGTGGGAGGTGGAAATTAGGGGTAGAATTACGAGGGATGTTATTGAGGAGATCAGTAGGGTCAGGGGTGAGCCTGATTGGATGAGGAGATTGAGGTTGAGGGCGTTGGAAATGTTTGAGAGACAACCCTGGCCTAATTGGCTTCCGCTTGAGGGCAACGTAGACCTGGAGTCCCTGGTTTTGTATGCTAAGCCTAGTGTTGAGAGGGCAAGGTCATGGGATGAGTTACCCAGGGAGTTGAGGGAGTATTATGAGGCGTTGAGGATACCCGAGCTGGAGGCCAGGGTTTTATCTGGGGTTATTGGGCAGGTAGACGGTGGTATTGTCTATGAAAGTGTGAAGAAGGACCTTGAGAAGGCTGGCGTGATCGCGATGAGTATGGACGAGGCAGTTAAGAGGTACCCCGATTTAGTTAAACAGTACTTTGCCAGGGTATTCCCACCTGAGTATAAATTCGCGTCACTAAACATAGCGCTTTGGGGTGGTGGTGTGTTTGTCTACGTACCACCCGGTGTTCATGTTAAGATGCCCATTGAATTAGTAATCCTAATAAGCAGCGCTGGCGTTGGCCAGTTCGAGCATTCATTAATCATCGTTGGTGAAAACGCTAACGCGGAGTTCATAGTTGCCTGTGCGGCTCCAGTATTCACAGGGCTTAGCTTACACGACGGCATGACTGAGGCATACATACACAGGGGCGCCAGGGTTAAGTTAGTGGATCTGAAGAACTGGAGTAAGGATGTTATTTACTTCGGCAATAACAGAGCAATTCTCGAGGAGAATGTAAGCGTTGATTGGTTGAGCGGCTCCTTGGGTGGTAAGGTTACGATCGTATACCCAATGAGTGTCCTTAAGGGAGTTAATTCCAGGACCACTGTGACAAGCGTAGCCCTTGCTAATGGGCCAACGTGGAAGGAGGAAGGCGCTAAGGTATTCCATAGTGCTCCGCATACGTATAGTAAGGTCGTGAGTAAGGGCGTTAGCCTAAACGGCGGTACGTCCGTGTATAGGGGGCTTGTTTATGTTAGGGAGGGCGCCAAGTACGCCAGATCATCCGTGAACTGCGAGTCCCTCATTCTAGATGATAAATCTAAGGCATACACAATACCCCATGAGCAGGTTTTTGAGGAGACGGCCATAGTCACGCATGAAGCCTATACCGGTAGAATTGGTGAGGATAAATTGTTTTACCTACGTAGTCGTGGCCTTAGTGAGGAGGAGGCTCGCAGCCTTGTAGTCCTTGGTTACTTCCATGACATCATGGTCAACTTACCCGTTGAGTACGTGTCCATATTCAATAAGGCCATTGAGTTGGAGCTCTCGAGGATGGGCGGTGTTGGGTAG
- the pyrC gene encoding dihydroorotase, which produces MGVSKVDVLIKARAYVRGGVREVYIGITGSEIAYIGNEPIEAGNKLELPNQYLVLPGLVDVHVHFRDFDLSYKEDAISGTQAALAGGYTAVGEMPNTRPPIKTVELLRRKIEEFGKKTNLHIRHYFGAPQDPSLLKDALNNGAYAVGEVFPEEVLEYGGDQYLESLFREAARVGIPVIMHCEDPIIINQYSGPRGFEYHNAIRGPRAELACVHNVIRLVYRYGTKVHITHITLPQSISMIRLSGLDITFDVTPHHMLLSQEECLARAEKPAYCKVNPPLRDETTRRELLAMFVRGEVPIVASDHAPHADWEKDKPYDEAPPGIVGLETTAPLLLTLWRRGFVDLGTVMRAIQERPAKFLGLNVGIKQGSCADLTIINTKARHRIEPEKFRSKAKYSPFKGFEVDVAVVATILHGKLAYISEGHIDDATRKLLESSLPH; this is translated from the coding sequence ATGGGTGTTTCTAAGGTTGACGTGCTAATTAAGGCTAGGGCCTATGTAAGGGGTGGTGTTAGGGAGGTTTACATAGGTATTACGGGTAGCGAGATCGCGTACATCGGTAATGAACCCATTGAAGCAGGGAATAAGTTGGAATTGCCGAATCAGTACCTGGTTCTTCCTGGTCTCGTGGATGTTCACGTTCATTTCAGGGATTTTGACCTATCCTATAAGGAGGACGCAATTAGTGGGACGCAGGCCGCGTTAGCTGGTGGTTATACGGCTGTTGGCGAAATGCCTAATACAAGACCTCCGATAAAGACTGTGGAGTTGTTGAGGAGAAAGATCGAGGAGTTTGGTAAGAAGACGAACCTACACATTAGGCATTACTTTGGAGCCCCTCAAGACCCGTCACTGCTTAAGGACGCACTTAATAATGGTGCCTACGCGGTTGGTGAGGTTTTCCCTGAGGAGGTTCTTGAGTATGGTGGTGACCAATACCTTGAATCCCTATTTAGGGAGGCGGCTAGGGTTGGCATCCCAGTCATAATGCATTGTGAGGATCCAATAATCATTAATCAGTACAGTGGTCCCAGGGGCTTTGAGTACCATAATGCAATTAGGGGCCCAAGGGCTGAGTTGGCCTGCGTACATAATGTCATCAGGCTAGTGTATAGGTATGGCACTAAGGTCCACATAACGCATATAACACTCCCACAGTCAATAAGTATGATTAGGTTAAGCGGCCTTGACATCACCTTCGACGTAACCCCACACCACATGCTACTGAGTCAGGAGGAGTGCCTGGCCAGGGCTGAGAAGCCCGCGTATTGTAAGGTCAACCCGCCACTTAGGGATGAGACCACGAGGAGGGAGTTATTGGCAATGTTTGTTAGGGGCGAGGTACCCATCGTGGCCAGCGACCACGCACCTCATGCTGATTGGGAGAAGGATAAGCCTTACGACGAGGCACCACCAGGCATTGTTGGTCTCGAAACAACGGCACCCCTCCTACTCACATTGTGGCGCCGTGGATTTGTGGACCTGGGTACCGTAATGAGGGCGATCCAGGAGAGACCAGCTAAATTCCTCGGACTCAATGTAGGCATTAAGCAGGGTTCGTGCGCTGACTTAACCATAATTAACACTAAGGCAAGGCATAGGATAGAGCCCGAGAAGTTTAGGTCTAAGGCTAAGTACTCACCGTTTAAGGGCTTTGAGGTTGATGTTGCCGTAGTGGCGACAATACTCCATGGTAAGCTGGCATACATTAGCGAGGGGCATATTGATGATGCAACTAGGAAATTGCTGGAAAGTTCATTGCCACACTAA
- a CDS encoding AAA family ATPase: MNIRGFMTEFSQALTNFLQQRSSFKDKLISLLRNIDGVSIVIQPLSVSVSWRRGRAVLTSLLEAVDKVAEDLSIRVVFAINEVQELRSLGLNVPMLLAYIYDNLGNIVTILTGSQVGMVYETLRLNDPKSPLYGRAVVEVRLRRLTVEESLDFLRRGFEQYGVQVSDDVIREAISRLDGIIGWLTLFGWNYVHGNRDLNSIVDMAARQEIEELKSFLAKSRAENRYKIILRTVAEEPRRWSEIKRAVELEEGITVDSHNFTDLLRHLVNMSILEKQGDVYKIADPVLEYAIRKYLR, translated from the coding sequence ATGAACATTAGGGGTTTCATGACTGAGTTCTCGCAGGCATTAACAAACTTCCTACAACAGAGGTCTAGTTTTAAGGATAAACTAATTAGTTTGTTACGTAATATTGATGGTGTTTCAATAGTTATACAGCCCCTGAGTGTATCCGTATCTTGGCGAAGGGGTAGGGCTGTACTTACGTCGTTATTGGAGGCCGTGGATAAAGTTGCCGAGGACTTGAGCATAAGGGTTGTGTTTGCCATTAATGAGGTTCAGGAGTTAAGGTCACTGGGCCTAAATGTACCCATGTTATTGGCGTATATTTATGATAACCTGGGCAATATTGTGACCATACTAACTGGGTCGCAGGTCGGTATGGTTTATGAAACATTAAGGCTGAATGATCCTAAATCACCGCTCTATGGCAGGGCAGTGGTAGAGGTGAGACTTAGGAGATTAACCGTTGAGGAGTCCCTGGATTTCCTGAGGAGGGGCTTTGAGCAGTATGGGGTTCAGGTTAGTGATGATGTTATTAGGGAGGCTATAAGTAGGCTGGATGGTATAATTGGTTGGTTAACGCTATTTGGTTGGAATTATGTGCATGGTAATAGGGATTTAAACTCCATAGTTGATATGGCCGCTAGGCAGGAAATTGAGGAATTGAAGTCATTCCTGGCGAAGTCAAGAGCTGAGAATAGGTATAAAATAATACTGAGAACAGTCGCTGAAGAACCAAGGAGGTGGTCTGAGATAAAGAGGGCTGTGGAGTTGGAGGAGGGTATTACCGTGGATAGTCATAACTTCACGGACCTATTAAGGCATTTAGTTAATATGAGCATACTTGAGAAGCAGGGCGATGTGTATAAAATAGCAGACCCAGTGTTGGAATACGCCATTAGGAAGTACCTAAGGTAA
- a CDS encoding MaoC family dehydratase has translation MISAGYFGLFFEDFVVGSVVRHRPCRSVDFYDNVLWSSLTLDYTPLYLDREYASHTDFGGIIINPRFLHSLVIGIATRDTSINTMAFLGIDYERLVRPVYPGDTICVESEVVNKRESRSRPGMGIVTWVHRAYNQRGELVYEVRRSNLIYKRGESPWVKFLRGEPVGRVEARPTAASRPIDYSSIQFTQLSHEPWLGRFLEDFRPGEVIVHRLGRTVYEFDNVLSTVLSMNTATLHFDEEYMAYHDYGRPVVQGPFIVGLACGLSSMDLTMNIAADLGITELRLKSPVFHGDTLHAVSEVLSVEGSSDPRFGVITVRTRLYKDLMRVEVAEITRKITIYKKEHTPWRFIRR, from the coding sequence ATGATTAGTGCTGGTTATTTCGGTTTGTTTTTTGAGGATTTTGTTGTTGGTTCTGTGGTTAGGCATAGGCCCTGTAGGTCTGTTGATTTCTATGACAACGTCCTCTGGTCCTCATTAACCCTGGACTACACACCGCTTTACCTAGACCGTGAGTACGCATCGCACACAGACTTCGGCGGCATCATCATAAACCCAAGGTTCCTACACTCCCTCGTGATAGGCATTGCCACCAGGGATACGAGCATAAACACCATGGCCTTCCTGGGAATTGACTACGAGAGGTTGGTAAGGCCCGTGTACCCAGGCGACACCATATGTGTTGAGTCTGAGGTTGTCAATAAGCGTGAGTCAAGGAGTAGGCCGGGCATGGGTATTGTGACCTGGGTCCACAGGGCGTATAATCAGAGGGGTGAATTGGTTTATGAGGTTAGGAGGAGCAACCTAATTTATAAACGCGGTGAATCGCCGTGGGTCAAGTTCCTAAGGGGTGAGCCGGTGGGTAGGGTTGAGGCGAGGCCAACAGCTGCTTCGAGACCTATCGACTACTCATCCATTCAATTCACGCAGTTGAGTCATGAGCCGTGGCTCGGCAGGTTCCTCGAGGATTTCAGGCCTGGTGAGGTTATTGTCCATAGGCTTGGTAGGACTGTTTACGAATTCGATAACGTACTTAGTACGGTACTATCAATGAACACGGCAACGCTGCACTTCGATGAGGAGTACATGGCGTATCACGACTATGGGAGGCCCGTTGTCCAGGGACCATTTATCGTTGGACTTGCCTGCGGTCTATCATCAATGGACTTAACAATGAATATTGCGGCGGACCTGGGTATTACGGAGCTTAGGCTTAAGTCGCCCGTGTTTCACGGTGACACATTACACGCGGTGAGTGAGGTACTCAGTGTTGAGGGGTCTAGCGACCCAAGGTTTGGGGTAATTACCGTGAGAACCAGGCTGTATAAGGATTTGATGAGGGTGGAGGTCGCGGAGATAACGAGGAAAATCACAATATACAAAAAAGAACACACACCATGGAGGTTTATACGGAGGTGA